One Littorina saxatilis isolate snail1 linkage group LG12, US_GU_Lsax_2.0, whole genome shotgun sequence genomic region harbors:
- the LOC138981186 gene encoding vesicular integral-membrane protein VIP36-like: protein MASHVRNLSAVPMFLCVFLCVLAEWNTKDFQRREHTLVKPYQGSGMSVPQWDFLGSTMVTNSYIRLTSDHQSRQGAIWNNVRCHVQNWELHVQFKVHGAGKNLFGDGMAIWYTQERMQLGPVFGSRDLFTGLGIFLDTYSNHNGPHNHQHPFISAMINNGTLHYDHDSDGTHTSVAGCEAQFRNKDYDTYLAIRYEDNTLKVSVDVDNKNGWRECFVVHGVKLPVGYFLGASAATGELADNHDVISVKFYELESEKKNPPYTGLPEATVMEAPRDRVEDKRGSLSSYSGWKLFMIIILIIIALAVVGVVGFIVFQKQQENSRKRFY, encoded by the exons ATGGCGTCTCACGTGCGAAATCTTTCTGCTGTACCTATGTTTTTGTGCGTTTTTCTGTGTGTCCTTGCAGAATGGAACACAAAAGACTTCCAGAGAAGAGAACATACGTTGGTAAAGCCATACCAAG GTTCAGGAATGTCTGTGCCCCAGTGGGACTTCCTTGGCAGCACAATGGTCACCAACTCCTACATTCGCCTGACCTCCGATCATCAGAGCAGACAGGGGGCTATTTGGAACAATGTG AGATGCCATGTGCAAAACTGGGAACTGCACGTCCAGTTCAAGGTACATGGGGCTGGAAAGAATCTGTTTGGAGACGGCATGGCCATCTGGTATACACAGGAACGTATGCAGTTGG GTCCAGTGTTTGGCAGCAGAGATTTATTTACTGGCCTTGGCATCTTCCTTGATACCTACAGCAATCACAATGGACCACACAAT CACCAACATCCATTCATATCTGCCATGATCAACAACGGCACCTTGCATTACGACCATGACAGCGATGGAACGCACACATCAGTTGCTGGGTGTGAGGCACAGTTCAGAAACAAAGATTACGACACATATCTGGCTATCCGATATGAAGACAACACACTCAAA GTTTCAGTGGATGTGGACAACAAGAATGGCTGGCGAGAATGTTTTGTGGTGCATGGTGTGAAGCTACCAGTGGGTTATTTCCTTGGCGCTTCAGCTGCCACAGGAGAGTTGGCAG ATAACCATGACGTCATTTCAGTCAAATTTTACGAACTGGAATCAGAAAAA AAGAATCCACCATACACGGGATTACCAGAAGCAACTGTCATGGAGGCTCCTAGAG ATCGTGTGGAGGACAAGCGAGGGTCACTAAGCAGCTACAGCGGCTGGAAGCTGTTCatgatcatcatcctcatcatcatcgccCTGGCCGTCGTCGGCGTTGTCGGATTCATTGTCTTCCAAAAACAGCAAGAGAACTCCAGGAAAAGATTCTATTAA